A single genomic interval of Lathyrus oleraceus cultivar Zhongwan6 chromosome 7, CAAS_Psat_ZW6_1.0, whole genome shotgun sequence harbors:
- the LOC127102407 gene encoding uncharacterized protein LOC127102407 gives MIVNPPSDFTDMMNMGMRLEEGVREGRLVKEGGSSRGVRNLEVGFSKKKEKDISVVMLLSEYDIEYHTQKAIKGSILANHLAHQPIDDYQSIQFDFLDEVVMYLKVKDCDEPLTSEGPNPKSHWGLIFDGAANAYGNGIGAVIVTPQGSHIPFTTRLTFTCTNNVVEYEACIMGLEKAIHLRIKILDVYGDSALVINQIKGEWETRQSGLIPYKDYARRLLNFLTKLNFIIYLVRRTR, from the exons ATGATAGTGAATCCACCAAGTGATTTCACCGACATGatgaatatggggatgcgtctcgaggaaggtgtccgtgagggacgaTTGGTTAAAGAAGGTGGTTCATCTCGAGGCGTCAGAAATTTAGAAGTTGGGTTCTctaagaagaaagagaaagacATCAGTGTGGTG atgttgttgtcagaataCGATATTGAGTACCATACCCAGAAAGCAATAAAAGGAagtatcttggctaaccatttaGCTCACCAGCCAATTGACGACTATCAATCCATTCAATTTGACTTCCTCGATGAGGTTGTAATGTACTTAAAagtgaaagattgtgatgaaccgtTGACAAGTGAAGGGCCAAACCCAAAATCCCATTGGGGTTTGATATTTGATGGAGCTGCTAATGCttatggaaatggaattggggcagtcATTGTCACCCCTCAAGGTTCTCATATTCCATTTACCACAAGATTAACATTCACTTGTACGAATAATGTGGTAGAGTATGAAGCATGCATTATGGGTCTTGAAAAGGCTATCCACTTGAGAATCAAAATTTTggatgtatatggagattcagctttggtgaTTAATCAGATAAAAGGAGAATGGGAAACCCGTCAGTCTGGTTTGATTCCTTACAAGGATTATGCTAGGAGGTTATTAAATTTCTTAACCAAATTGaatttcatcatatacctcgtaAGGAGAACCAGATAG
- the LOC127102406 gene encoding uncharacterized protein LOC127102406, translating to MDFVRRRTQKYTFKSPKLENLRDLGSLVVNPEHFKGRYRRLLPLLKNNMMKGILATLVQFYDPLYQCFTFPNYQLVPTLEEFSHLIGLSILDQVPFSKLEEILKHQDIAKATHLKMSEIKANLTTKGGILGLPAKFLIEEARYFDSMKSMDAFEAILALFIYVLFLFPNVDDFVDINAIKIFLIGNPVPTLLADVYHSVHLRNFHKGGMIICCITLLYNWFISHLTRSTAFWDLKDGLLWL from the coding sequence ATGGATTTTGTTAGAAGAAGAACTCAAAAGTACACTTTCAAAAGTCCCAAATTAGAGAATTTAAGAGATCTAGGATCTCTGGTGGTTAATCCTGAACACTTCAAAGGCAGATATAGGAGACTTCTACCTCTTTTGAAGAACAACATGATGAAGGGGATTCTTGCTACATTGGTTCAATTCTATGATCCATTGTACCAGTGCTTTACCTTTCCaaattatcagcttgtgcctaccttggaggagttTTCTCACTTGATTGGCCTATCCATTCTTGATCAAGTCCCCTTTTCCAAATTAGAAGAAATTCTGAAGCATCAAGACATTGCAAAAGCTACTCATTTAAAGATGTCTGAGATAAAAGCTAATCTGACTACAAAAGGAGGAATTCTTGGCTTACCTGCTAAATTCTTGATAGAGGAAGCTCGTTATTTTGATAGCATGAAAAGTATGGACGCTTTTGAGGCTATTCTTGCCTTGTTCATCTATGTATTGTTCCTCTTCCCTAATGTTGACGACTTTGTTGACATTAATGCTATCAAAATATTCTTAATTGGAAACCCAGTACCTACCTTACTTGCAGATGTTTACCATTCAGTCCATCTCAGGAATTTTCATAAGGGAGGAATGATCATATGTTGTATAACTCTGCTCTACAActggtttatttcgcacttaaCTCGATCTACTGCCTTTTGGGACCTTAAGGATGGTTTGCTATGGTTATAA